One segment of Daphnia magna isolate NIES linkage group LG2, ASM2063170v1.1, whole genome shotgun sequence DNA contains the following:
- the LOC116916733 gene encoding LOW QUALITY PROTEIN: trypsin eta (The sequence of the model RefSeq protein was modified relative to this genomic sequence to represent the inferred CDS: inserted 1 base in 1 codon) gives MKIIVLTALLACALAMPQRMVLPRLPTSVILNGKYQLIPEGKIVGGSVVAPNXLPFQISLQRRSASGSYSQSCGGSILDANVIIDAAHCVRNTNVDVMRVVAGEHSLSETSGLEQNRNVVSYTMHEDYNAQTFENDIALIFLDAPLDLSVPSAQPVNLPPPTSELDPPAGTVVTVSGWGTTSSGGSISDLLRSVDVPVVDDATCDAAYGGTTQRPQILPSMLCAGDMSDGGIDSCQGDSGGPLFTGTGSNAVQHGIVSWGQGCALAAYPGVYTQVSYFLDWIAANRF, from the exons ATGAAGATCATCGTTCTTACCGCTCTGCTCGCCTGCGCTTTGG CTATGCCTCAGCGTATGGTACTACCTCGTCTGCCAACTTCCGTCATCCTGAACGGCAAGTACCAGCTGATCCCAGAGGGCAAAATTGTTGGAGGATCTGTCGTGGCTCCCA TCCTTCCCTTCCAAATTTCTCTGCAACGTCGTAGTGCCTCTGGCTCCTATTCGCAATCTTGCGGTGGCTCCATCCTCGATGCCAACGTCATCATCGATGCTGCCCATTGTGTTAGGAA CACCAACGTTGACGTCATGCGAGTTGTTGCCGGTGAGCACAGCTTGTCGGAAACCAGCGGCCTCGAGCAGAACAGGAACGTTGTTAGCTACACAATGCACGAGGATTACAACGC CCAAACGTTCGAGAACGACATCGCCCTCATCTTC TTGGATGCTCCATTGGACCTGAGCGTTCCGTCTGCCCAGCCCGTCAACTTGCCACCCCCAACTTCCGAGTTGGATCCTCCCGCAGGAACCGTCGTCACTGTTTCCGGATGGGGAACTACTAGC TCTGGCGGCAGCATTTCCGACCTGCTCCGCAGCGTTGATGTTCCAGTCGTCGATGACGCTACTTGCGATGCTGCCTACGGTGGCACTACCCAGAGACCACAGATTCTTCCTTCCATGCTCTGCGCTGGTGACATGTCCGACG GTGGAATTGATTCTTGCCAGGGTGACTCTGGCGGTCCTCTTTTCACCGGGACTGGTTCCAATGCCGTCCAGCACGGTATCGTCTCCTGGGGTCAGGGATGCGCTCTTGCCGCTTACCCTG GTGTTTACACTCAGGTGTCTTATTTCTTGGACTGGATTGCTGCCAACAGGTTTTAA